ACTAACATGGGTACCCCAATCGATGATAACTACACTTCGGCCAACGGTACATCAATGGCTACACCACATGTTGCCGGTGCTGCAGCCATTCTAAAACAAAGACACCCGGAATGGACGGGAGATCAGATCAAACAGGTTTTAGCTGGCACAGGTGTAATGAATGCTCGCTATACACCCTATCAGCAGGGGGGCGGACGTGTAGATGTTGTGAAAGCCTTAGATGCTAACGTCTTTAGCAGTCCTGCAGTCGTCAGTATGGGACCTGCTATGGTAGATGATAAGCCGGTCGAAAAATCCTATAAATATGTTAACCCATCTGATCAGGATGTGACATTGAATCTTGCTTTGACAGCAACGGGTGAAAATTTAGTAGCAGCGCCTGCTGAAATGTTCACACTGAATCAGTCAACGGTCACGGTGCCAGCACATGGTAGCAGTGAGGTAAAAGTGACATTTAATCCAGCACTTGGCAATGTTCAGGATTATAAAGTTGTGGTTAATGCTATTTCAAGTGACAACCAAACAATCAACACAACTATTGGTGCAACTAAGACTGAACCAGTAGTTAGAGTAAATCTTCAAACGATTGACCGAAACGGAAAAAAGGGCATAGGTGAAATCATTGCTGCCAACCTCGATACGGGGAAAATTACGCAAATTTACCCTACAAGTGGTTCAGACACCACCCTCCTTTTGCAACCAGGGCGTTATTCGGTGATGGGTGTCATAAAAACGTTTGACGAGACCGGAATAAGAACCCAGGACTATACCCTTGCTGGTGAGCCTCTGTTGGAGCTGAAGTATAAGGAGGATAAGACAATTACTCTAGATGCCAGATTGGGTAAGGAGGTCAAGATCTCGACGCCTAAGGAGTCTGAGCAGGGTGGATGGCATATCGGCTACCGCAGAGCTATGGACAAAGGCACAGTTGACTACATGTTGGGAGCGAGTAGCGCTATTTGGGATCACGTTTATGCAGTGCCGACAGAGCCATTGAAGGCTGATGAAGGAACATTTTCGTTTGAATTCGACCAGCGCAGGTATGCCCCTGTCATCAAGGCATCATATGACGGGTTAGGCGGATCCATCCCACTAGAACCAGTAGGCTTTGTACCTAGATTAGACGGCACTAGGAACCTAAAAGCAGTAAACGTAGGTAAGGCATTACCGGAGGACATAAGCGGCAAGGACATCAGTGGTAAGCTTGCGGTTGTCACCCGTGATGCAAATCAGACTACTGCCCAACAGATTAAGGCTTTGCAAGCTGCAGGTGCAGAAGCGGTAGTCCTCGTTAACGACAGAACAGGAATATACGCTGCTAGCGTACTTATAGCTGATAACATCGCCATCCCTGCCTATACACTTGGACAGGAAGATGGAACGGCATTTCTTAACCGAATCGCGAACGGCCCAACCTTAATCAAACTGAAGGGAATCGCCAACAGCCCGTACGTATACAACATCCAGTTGAGTTGGCCAGGTGTAATCCCTGCAGAACCTGTTGAAGAAGTGACGGCAGAAAACTCTGCCGTGGTAATGAACCATTACCGTGGCACCAAAGGTAAATACGTTGGCGAGACGACATCGCCTATTCGCCCGAACGAGGTTATGGTCACTAATGTAGTGAGATGGATCGACACTCCACTAGATAGGGAAGAGTGGTACTCTACTGGCAGCAAGTTCCCGAGAATGGAGAAAATGCGTTGGCTTCAAACGGTCTATCCAGTCATAACTGCTATTGGCCAACACGTGAGTGATGCAATGTGGAACTATCTGCCGGGCGATAAACGTGAACAGACTTGGTTGGGTGCTGCAATCGGTCAGTCTCAGTACATGAATGCGTACCGCGAGGGAGACAAATTTTTCATTCAAAATCATGAGTTTGGTGATAGTGAACCTACCCACTGGGGTGATTTCTACTTGCCAGTCGACGATTCGAATGTGAAATTGTTCCAGAACGGGAACCTTGTTAAAGCAGATAAATGGTTCTCGACTTCAAGGCCGTTGGATGTTAGCCCTGAACCAGCGACGTACACTGTCTATATGGACACCAAGCAATCTAAGTGGTCACCACTGTCTACTACAAGCGATATTACGTTCACGTTCAAGTCCGCTCGACCTGCGAATGGGAAAGAGGACCTAGCATTATTGTGGCCGAGATATGACTTTAAGCTTGATGGGGAGAATAAGGCAAAAGGTGGGATCACCGACCATTTCGATCTATCATTCGTACTTCAATCCGGTGCTACTCCAGACATTCGTGGGGTTGAGGCTGAAGTATCCACTGACGATGGCAACACTTGGAGTACTGCAAAGGTGCAGAAAATCGAAGGTGGTCACTACACTGTGACGGTGAAAAATCCAGCATCCGGCTACGTGTCACTGCGCATCAAAGGATGGGATGCAAACGGCAGCAAGGTTGAACAGACTCTGATTAAGGCTTATGGCGTGCGCTGACCTTCAAAATTCACATCAATAAGATTTTTAAAAAGCTGAATGTAAAAAGCCGTTCACAGGCAGTCATTTATGCCGTTCGAAATCAACTTGTGCCGTTTTCTTATAGAACTATCCTGCACCTTCATAAGGTGCGGATAGTTCTTTTGTTTTATGCTGGTATAGAACCAATAGCAGTAAAAGTTACTACCTTTGATTAATTTTTGGAAATTTAAAAATACTAGATAATAAAGATAGAATCATAGTTTACTAGTTTCATTATTTTAAAAGATGAGGTGATTTGTGAATGAAAAAAAGAAAAATGAAAGCATGGAAAGTTATGACCACAGCCGCGATGACATCCTTATTATTTACATCACTTACCGTTTTTGCAGAAAGTGATGATATGCCAGCTGAGTCGCAAATGGTTGAAGAAATGGTGGAAGAAGGAGGACCATTATTTTTTGATAAGGATAAGATCGAAACAGGTCAAGATGATTCACTTTATAAAGACGTAAAAAAAGAAGGTTTAGTTGAAGCACATAAACCGAATGATACTGTTCGTTTCATCGTTGAAGTTGAACAACCAACAGCTACTGACCTTTCTCCAAAAAACAAAAAATCTTTGTTTAAGGAAAAACAAGACAAAGTAATTGAAGAAATATCGAAGAAAAATAGGTCTAAATCAAATTCTCCTTCTAAAGTAAAACAACGCTTTTTCGAAAGTTTTAATGGTTTTAGTATAGAAACAGAGTTTCAAAATATAAAAGAAATCCAGTCTATTCCTGGGGTTGTGAATGTCCATATTGCTAGAACATTCCAGGAATCAATGGCTGCAAGTAAAGAATTAGTACAAGCTCAAAAAGTATGGGAACAATATGGCTATAAAGGTGAGGGATTAGTAGTCGCGGTCGTAGATTCAGGGATTGATTATACACATCAAGATATGACATTAACTGATAAAGCAAAGGCAAAAGAGAAATTAACTCAAAGTGGAATTAAAAGTAAATTGGATGAAACAGCTGTAAACGATGTTTGGTATTCCGATAAAGTCCCAACAGGTTATGATTGGGCTGACGATGATACTGATGTCATTCCTGCAGGAAATGGAAGTTCGCATGGTACACACGTTGCTGGAACAATTGGAGCAGACGGGGACGAAACGAATGGCGGAATCGAGGGTATTGCACCAGGTGTTCAACTCTTAGCTGAGAAGGTGTTCTCCGATAAAGGTGGCGGAGCCTATGAGGATGATATTATTGCTGGAATAGAGCATGCAGTAACAATGGGTGCAGATGTGATAAACATGAGCTTAGGTTCTGATGCAGGCTTTGTAGGGGAAGAAAATGATCCGATACAAAAAGCTATTCGAGTTGCGACAGAACAAGGTACACTTGTTGTAGTAGCGGCTGGTAATTCCGCTTATAGTACTAAACATAATTTATTATTTCCATCTGCTTATAGTCCATATGCAGAAAATCCTGATATTGGAACAGTTAGTGAGCCATCTGTAGGTCCATATGCTTTATCAGTTGCTTCTTATGAAAATACACAAATGCATTTAAATACTTTATCAGAAACAAATGGTTTAAAGCTTCCTTTCCAAGATCAAACTCAATTTGGAAAGCCTAACTTTAAACTCTCAAATTTTTTAAATCCGAATGAAGAGTACGAGCTAGTATTTGTAGGCGAAGGTTCCAAGAATGCTGACTTTACTAGTAATGGTAAAAACGTAGCAGGGAAAATTGTCGTAGCAAAATTATTGAATCAATATACTTCTTATTCTTTTATTCAGTTTAACGCAGCAAAATTTGGAGCAAAAGCAGCAATCATCATACCACCAGATAGCATGGGTGATTATCCATATCTGAGATTGAGTGAATTTTCAATTCCAGCTGCTACAACGGGTAAGGCTCCAGGGCAAGAACTAATTAATAAACTAACGAATAATCAAATTGTAAAGATGAAATTAGCAGGCGATACTTGGGTCGATAATGCAAACAAAAACACGATGTCCTATTTCTCATCCATTGGTTCACCACATACATTAGATTTTAAACCTGAGATTTCTGCTCCTGGTGGAAATATTTATTCGACTGTACCCGGAAATGATTATGAAATTATGAGCGGTACATCGATGGCAGCTCCTCATGTGGCAGGCGGTTCGGCATTGTTATTGCAGGCACTTTATCAAAAAGGCTTAACACATTCACAAGATACGGTATTAAAGGCAAAACTGGCTTTAATGAATACATCGAATATTGTGATGGATCCTAGAACAAATGGAGAAGTGCCATATTCTCCACGTGTACAAGGGTCAGGTTTAATGCAGATTCAAAATGCAATTAATACACCTGTTATTGTTACTAATAGAAACGCACCTTTAGAACAAGCAGGATCAGTAGCATTAAAGGAAATTGGTCAAAATACAAGCTTTAAATTACAAATGGAAGCATTAGATGCCCCTAAAGCTAAAAATAATAGTGATGATATTGAATACAATGTTTATGTAGATGTCCTGAAAGATAAGACTGAATTGAAGGAATTTGATTTAGATAATGATGGGAAGCTAGATTCAAAAGAGTATTTAACATTAACAAGTGAACGTATTAATGATGCGACTGTCACTGTAAATGATACTATCGTAACAGACAAAAAAGGAGCATTAGTTAAAATCAAACCAGGTCAAACAAAAATGCTGACTGTTAACGTATCTTTACCAGATTCCTTAAAGAAAAATAGTTTTGTAGAAGGATTTGTTCGTCTTGTACCAGTAGCGAAAGACCAGGATAAAGCAGTGCCACTAACTGTTCCTTATATGGGCTTCTATGGAAAATGGGATGAACCGCAAAATATTGATCTTCCAGCATGGGAAAAAGATGCATTTTTAGGCTATACCGCGCTTTGGGATGGCACATCAGAACGTTATCCAAAGGGATATAATTCTACTACTGGCACATTTGATCTTAACAAAATTGCCATCTCGCCAAACTTCCATCTAATCGGTATTTATTCTTCCTTTACTGCTTTACGTAATTTGCAAAAAACAGAAATGTATATCGAAGATCAATCAGGAAATATCGTTAAGTATTTAGGTGACTTCAGTGAATATACAGGTCAACCATGGAAATTCAGAAAAAATATTATGTCATTTGGAGATACTTCTTACAATGAACTTTATGCTTGGGATATGAAAGATGAGTCTGGACAATTTGTACCCGAAGGAAATTATCAATATGTCATTAAAACGACATTAGACTATCCAGGTGCAAGACCACAAGAAGTTAAAATGCCTGTTAAAGTAGATTCCACACTTCCTAAAGTAACAGACATTAAGGTAACTCCGAAAGATGAAAAATACGAAATTTCCTGGAAGGGCACAGATAATGAAAACGGAAGTGGATATGCCGCTTCCATGGTTTGGGTTAACGGAAATTACTATACACCAGGAAATGCGACTACATTACTCTTAAACTCCGAACCTAAAAGTATTGTTGTAGTTGGAGCGGATTACGCATATAATCACTCTTACACCGTTTGGGGAGATCAAGATCAAAAATATATGAGCGAATGGATGGTTCTTTCCAATTCAAGTGTATATCCGACTAAAAATATAAACAAAAACACTCCAGCAGAAATTGATTACTTTGCCCAAAACAGATCAGACTGGACATTTAATGTAAAAGATATAAATGGAAATATAGTCGATATGTTTGAATTTAATAATGAAAAAGAAGTTCATACAAAATGGGCACCTAAACCGGAGCTTCCAAATGGAGATTACTTTATCTCAGCTGATGTAGTGTCAAAAGACGGCTTTAAAGTGACAACAACACCTAAAAAAGTAACGGTTCTCCAACAATAAACCGATTGCGGCCCAAGTGAGGATAATTCACTTGGGTTTTTTCATGCCCGGTGCATGGTGCTATATCTATACGCATAAGATGATGATTAAATAAAAAGACACGGAGTAGTACTTTTGTTTTATTCTGATATAGAACCAATAACTGCAAAATTTACTTCATATGTTTAATATTCAGAAAAGTAGAAATGTGGGATGATAAATGTAGAATCATAGTTTGCTAGTTTCATTCATTCATTTTTTTATGAACAATTATATTGGACAAGGGGATGCGGTATGAAGAGAAAGAAAATAAGGAAGATCCTTACAGGAACATTAGCTGTAGGCATGTTACTATCTCAAGGCACTCCATATAACGTATTGGCGAAAAGCACCTATGAACTGAATCCAGTGGATCATGCGGAGGAAATTCTAAAGAGCCTGTCTTCAGAACAAAGAAAAGCGTTAGAGCAATTGGATGCCAAACCAAACTTTACGATTTCACCGGACATTAAAACGAATAGCCCGGAATTAGTCAAGGTCATCGTTGAATTCGAACAGGTGCCAGCGAAAATTGAAGTGATGAAGCAAGCGGCAAAAGGAACGAACCTATCTTCTTCTGCGGCGAATGAAAAAGTAAAAGAATCTCACAAAGCTTTTAAAGAACATGTGCAATCATTGAAATCACAGAAAAACGTGAGCAAATACAATGCAGAAGATGTAAACATCACTAGAGAGTATACAAACGCCATCAACGGTGTAGCGATGACGCTGCCTGGCGTGGCAGTGCAGGAGTTGCTGCAATCTGGAGTTGTTAAACGTATTTTTAAAGATTACGAGGTAAAAGTGGAACCGCCGGTAAAAACGAAAGAAGCCATTGATCCGAAAATGGCAGACAGTATCCCTCAAATTGGCGTAGACAAGCTGCATGCCGAGAACATTACCGGTAAGGGAATAAAAGTCGGTGTTCTTGATACAGGTGTTGACTATAATCATCCTGACTTAAAAGATGCTTATAAAGGCGGATATGATTTTGTAGATAACGATGCAGATCCGATGGAAACAACGTACGAGGATTGGATAAAAGCTGGTAAGCCGGAATATCCAGGCTTAGTGTACTATACAAACCATGGTACACATGTAGCGGGAACGATTGCAGCTCAAAAGAAAAATAATGCGGATTATGCTGTGAAAGGGGTAGCACCTGAAGTCGATTTATATTCTTATAGAGTATTGGGACCTTGGGGAGGGGGAAATACAGCGGGAATCCTTGCTGGAATCGATAAAGCGATTAAAGATGGCATGGATGTCATCAACATGTCGCTTGGAGCCCAGACAAATGATCCTTTATACGCCACTTCAGTAGCTGTAAATAACGCCATGCTCTCAGGCGTGGTGACTGTTGTTGCCGCGGGCAACTCCGGACCGAACGAAAAAACTCTCGGTTCTCCAGGAACGGCTGCTCTCGGTATTTCAGTAGGGGCAAGCGATGTTTCCATGTCCATTCCTACATTCAGCGCAAGTGTATCTAACGAAAAATTTGAAAATATGCAGCTATTAGGCAAGGACTTTTCTGATAAGTTAGAAGATTTGCAAGGACAATCCTTACCAATTGTATTTGCGGGACTTGGTAAACCTGCTGATTTTACGGGGAAAGATCTTAACGGAAAAATTGCGTTAATTCAGCGCGGAGAAATTACGTTTGATGAAAAAATTAAAAATGCAAAAAATGCTGGAGCAAAAGCGGTTATCGTATATAACAATGTCGACGGACAAATACCTGCCTACTTAGGTGAGGGGGTAGGTATTATTCCATCTTTCCGCCTGTCAAAAGCGGATGGTGAACGGTTAAAGGCGCTAGGCGAAGTATCTTTCAAATTTGAAACGTTAAGCAATACAAAAACGGAAGGCGATCACTTGGCTGATTTCAGCTCACGTGGGCCGGTAAACGGAAATTATGATATTAAGCCGGATGTAGTTGCTCCTGGTGTTTCAATTTTCTCTACTGCACCGGAATACATCAATGATCCGCAAGACGGTATTTATTACGGCAATGCATA
The DNA window shown above is from Neobacillus sp. WH10 and carries:
- a CDS encoding S8 family serine peptidase is translated as MGKRRKKKIINVMAACLTTAVLLGTSTVDSFADDTNAETPTIQAPQPKENSREVDMHKITLVTGDVVTVEKYSDGNLVSTLVPSEDGTSVSFTQKTIDGDTYLIPDEATPFLAAGQMDEELFNITKLIEYGYDDSHQSSIPLIVTEESGNDAAVSESVDETVTTGAMKTVDLPSVNAVAVKTNKKHAKKFWDAVDGQANTKQAQPEPEPELTEGIKKIWLDKPVHALLDKSVPQIGAPTAWGAGYDGKGVKVAVLDTGIDPNHPDFKNSNNEYIVKEAKSFIEGQDFVDHHGHGTHVASTIAGSGAASGGKNKGVAPAAELLVGKVLSNEGDGTESGIIAGMQWAVQEKADIVSMSIGTNTPSDGTDPMSQAVNNLSETSDTLFVIAAGNAGSRKSTLGSPGAAEKALTVGAVDKSQTEFLAAFSSRGPVINNYRVKPEITAPGVGIIAARTAGTNMGTPIDDNYTSANGTSMATPHVAGAAAILKQRHPEWTGDQIKQVLAGTGVMNARYTPYQQGGGRVDVVKALDANVFSSPAVVSMGPAMVDDKPVEKSYKYVNPSDQDVTLNLALTATGENLVAAPAEMFTLNQSTVTVPAHGSSEVKVTFNPALGNVQDYKVVVNAISSDNQTINTTIGATKTEPVVRVNLQTIDRNGKKGIGEIIAANLDTGKITQIYPTSGSDTTLLLQPGRYSVMGVIKTFDETGIRTQDYTLAGEPLLELKYKEDKTITLDARLGKEVKISTPKESEQGGWHIGYRRAMDKGTVDYMLGASSAIWDHVYAVPTEPLKADEGTFSFEFDQRRYAPVIKASYDGLGGSIPLEPVGFVPRLDGTRNLKAVNVGKALPEDISGKDISGKLAVVTRDANQTTAQQIKALQAAGAEAVVLVNDRTGIYAASVLIADNIAIPAYTLGQEDGTAFLNRIANGPTLIKLKGIANSPYVYNIQLSWPGVIPAEPVEEVTAENSAVVMNHYRGTKGKYVGETTSPIRPNEVMVTNVVRWIDTPLDREEWYSTGSKFPRMEKMRWLQTVYPVITAIGQHVSDAMWNYLPGDKREQTWLGAAIGQSQYMNAYREGDKFFIQNHEFGDSEPTHWGDFYLPVDDSNVKLFQNGNLVKADKWFSTSRPLDVSPEPATYTVYMDTKQSKWSPLSTTSDITFTFKSARPANGKEDLALLWPRYDFKLDGENKAKGGITDHFDLSFVLQSGATPDIRGVEAEVSTDDGNTWSTAKVQKIEGGHYTVTVKNPASGYVSLRIKGWDANGSKVEQTLIKAYGVR
- a CDS encoding S8 family serine peptidase, producing the protein MKKRKMKAWKVMTTAAMTSLLFTSLTVFAESDDMPAESQMVEEMVEEGGPLFFDKDKIETGQDDSLYKDVKKEGLVEAHKPNDTVRFIVEVEQPTATDLSPKNKKSLFKEKQDKVIEEISKKNRSKSNSPSKVKQRFFESFNGFSIETEFQNIKEIQSIPGVVNVHIARTFQESMAASKELVQAQKVWEQYGYKGEGLVVAVVDSGIDYTHQDMTLTDKAKAKEKLTQSGIKSKLDETAVNDVWYSDKVPTGYDWADDDTDVIPAGNGSSHGTHVAGTIGADGDETNGGIEGIAPGVQLLAEKVFSDKGGGAYEDDIIAGIEHAVTMGADVINMSLGSDAGFVGEENDPIQKAIRVATEQGTLVVVAAGNSAYSTKHNLLFPSAYSPYAENPDIGTVSEPSVGPYALSVASYENTQMHLNTLSETNGLKLPFQDQTQFGKPNFKLSNFLNPNEEYELVFVGEGSKNADFTSNGKNVAGKIVVAKLLNQYTSYSFIQFNAAKFGAKAAIIIPPDSMGDYPYLRLSEFSIPAATTGKAPGQELINKLTNNQIVKMKLAGDTWVDNANKNTMSYFSSIGSPHTLDFKPEISAPGGNIYSTVPGNDYEIMSGTSMAAPHVAGGSALLLQALYQKGLTHSQDTVLKAKLALMNTSNIVMDPRTNGEVPYSPRVQGSGLMQIQNAINTPVIVTNRNAPLEQAGSVALKEIGQNTSFKLQMEALDAPKAKNNSDDIEYNVYVDVLKDKTELKEFDLDNDGKLDSKEYLTLTSERINDATVTVNDTIVTDKKGALVKIKPGQTKMLTVNVSLPDSLKKNSFVEGFVRLVPVAKDQDKAVPLTVPYMGFYGKWDEPQNIDLPAWEKDAFLGYTALWDGTSERYPKGYNSTTGTFDLNKIAISPNFHLIGIYSSFTALRNLQKTEMYIEDQSGNIVKYLGDFSEYTGQPWKFRKNIMSFGDTSYNELYAWDMKDESGQFVPEGNYQYVIKTTLDYPGARPQEVKMPVKVDSTLPKVTDIKVTPKDEKYEISWKGTDNENGSGYAASMVWVNGNYYTPGNATTLLLNSEPKSIVVVGADYAYNHSYTVWGDQDQKYMSEWMVLSNSSVYPTKNINKNTPAEIDYFAQNRSDWTFNVKDINGNIVDMFEFNNEKEVHTKWAPKPELPNGDYFISADVVSKDGFKVTTTPKKVTVLQQ